CGAAGATAGGCTGTTAATACCGTCTCCGAGGGAATATAAAACTTACGATATGATACCGGAAATGAGCGCTTTTAAGATTAAGGATGCCTTAATAGAAAGGATTAAACTTAATAAATACAAGTTAATAGTCTGCAATTTCGCAAACTGCGATATGGTGGGTCACACCGGAAATTATGATGCCGCTGTTAAAGCGGTCAAGGCTGTAAATTCAGTCCTTAGCGAGATAGTCCCCGTAATTTTAAATCAGCATCATGCCTGTATTATAACGGCGGACCATGGAAATGCCGAAACAATGCTGGACGAAAACGGGATGCCTATGACCAATCACACTCTTAACCCTGTGCCGTTTGCTATAGTTTCTAATTATCCTAAGGAAATTCCGATATTAAAACCCGGAAGGCTTGCCGACATAGCCCCGACAATTCTTAAATTACTGGGCTTAAATATACCGGAGGAGATGACCGGACGGGTTTTATGGGAATAGTTTCATTTGTTTGCCCTTATGGCAATATAAGATTGGATTTATTTTTAAAAACCCGATTACTTAATAATACGAGGGCATATATTCAAAGACTTATATTAAGCGGCAATGTGACGGTTAACGGGTTAATCGTTAAAAAACCGGCATATAAATTAAAAGAAGGTTCGGTATTAACCGTAAAAGAACTGGAAATAAAAAAAACAGGGCTAACTCCCGTAGATTATAATCTTGAAATAATTTATGAAGATGACTGCATCGCCGTAATAAATAAACCTGCAGGCATTACCGTTCATCCCGGAAAAGGAAATTATGACAACACCCTCGTTAATATTTTGATTGGAAAAATATCTAACCTCTCGGGCATCGGCGGCGTTGAAAGACCAGGAATAGTTCATAGATTGGACAAAGATACTTCGGGAATAATGTTAATTGCTAAAAACGATCTTTCTCATAACGCTCTTATTTCGAGTTTTAAAAACAGGGAAATAAAAAAAACATATCTCGCTATATGTTACGGCCTTTTTCCGCAAAAATACGGCTGTATCGAGGGATTTATAAAAAGGGATGTAAAAAACAGGATTAGAATGCAAATAACCAAGGAAACTGGGAAATATTGCCTCACCCGATTCGAAACTATAAGGCAGATAAAGGGTATAGCAACATTGCTTAAGGTAATGCCGCATACAGGAAGAACCCATCAAATAAGGGTATCCCTTTTTGAAACAGGTCATCCGATAGTAGGGGATAAAGTCTATAAAAGGAAAGATGCGTCGGACAGATATAAGAGCTTAAACTTTGTGAAAAGACAGATGCTTCACGCATATATGCTGGAATTTTTTCATCCAAAAACCGGAGAAAAAATGGCCTTAAAGGCGGAAGTCCCCGGCGATATGCTATGGGCTTTTGATTCCGGCGATACAATATGATCCACGCCATTAAAGATTTAGACATAAATAATAGCCGCATAGTATATGGATTTATAGACAATGCGCTTGATTTTAAATTGGGAAACAGCGAAGCAAGAAAAGAACTTTCAGGATATATTCCTGCGGGTTTCAATAAAAAAGATATATATATTTATGAAGTTAAGCAGGTCCACGGCAATAACATCGCAGTTTTAAACAAAGATTTTCAAATAAAGGATGGGGATGATTATTACGGTTTAAATTTAGCCGAGGCTGACGGAGCTTTTACTCAGAAAACCGGCATAATGCTGTGCATAAGAACCGCCGATTGCGTTCCCGTTCTTTTTTACGACCGCATTAAAAAGGTTATAGGCGCCATCCACTGCGGCTGGAAAGGGGCTTACACAGGCATAATAACAAATGCAGGGAATATATTAATAGATTATTTTCAATCAAATTTAGACGATGTAATTATTATAATAGGTCCTTCTATTTGCAAAAATTGTTACGAAGTCAAAGAAGATTTTGTGAATAAATTTATAGCTAAAAATATGCTGAATCAAAAATTTTTTAAAAGAAATACAGATAAAAACAATTTGTTTTTTGATTTGAAGGGTTTCTTAAAAAACGAACTTAATATAAACGGATTTAATAAGGAAAATATCTATGATTTAAATAAATGTAATTTTGAAGATAAAAAATTTTATAGCTACAGGCGCAATAAAACGGACAAAAGGCAGGTTTCTTTTATTATAATAAATTAATAAATGGATGAAGTAATCGTAAATACATAAGAATATAAGATTTATTTTAAGATTAAAAAATGATAAAAATAGGTCTGACGGGTTCTATAGGTTCCGGAAAAACTACGGTTCTTAATTTATTAAAGGATTATGG
This is a stretch of genomic DNA from Candidatus Acidulodesulfobacterium ferriphilum. It encodes these proteins:
- a CDS encoding RluA family pseudouridine synthase, whose protein sequence is MGIVSFVCPYGNIRLDLFLKTRLLNNTRAYIQRLILSGNVTVNGLIVKKPAYKLKEGSVLTVKELEIKKTGLTPVDYNLEIIYEDDCIAVINKPAGITVHPGKGNYDNTLVNILIGKISNLSGIGGVERPGIVHRLDKDTSGIMLIAKNDLSHNALISSFKNREIKKTYLAICYGLFPQKYGCIEGFIKRDVKNRIRMQITKETGKYCLTRFETIRQIKGIATLLKVMPHTGRTHQIRVSLFETGHPIVGDKVYKRKDASDRYKSLNFVKRQMLHAYMLEFFHPKTGEKMALKAEVPGDMLWAFDSGDTI
- the pgeF gene encoding peptidoglycan editing factor PgeF, whose product is MIHAIKDLDINNSRIVYGFIDNALDFKLGNSEARKELSGYIPAGFNKKDIYIYEVKQVHGNNIAVLNKDFQIKDGDDYYGLNLAEADGAFTQKTGIMLCIRTADCVPVLFYDRIKKVIGAIHCGWKGAYTGIITNAGNILIDYFQSNLDDVIIIIGPSICKNCYEVKEDFVNKFIAKNMLNQKFFKRNTDKNNLFFDLKGFLKNELNINGFNKENIYDLNKCNFEDKKFYSYRRNKTDKRQVSFIIIN